The Salinirubellus salinus genome segment CGGAGGCGCTAGATGACATAGTGCGGAGCGATTTCGGGCGGCAGTTCGGCAGGCCGACGTAAAAACAGGCCGGTCGAACGGGGCCGGGACGCTCAGTCGTCGTCCGGTGTCAGGCGGACCCGGCCACCCTCCTCGATGGTCTCCGGGAACACCTTCCCGGGGTTGAGGATGTCCTTGGGGTCAAACGCCCGCTTGACCCGTCGCATCATCTCGACGCCGGCCGCGCCGTGTTCGAGTTCGAGGTACTGGCGCTTGCCCATCCCGATGCCGTGTTCGCCCGTCGCGGTGCCGCCGAGTTCGATGGCTCGCTTCACGACGGCGTCGTACACCTCCTCGCCGGCCGCGAGCATCGCCTCGTCGTCCGGGTCGACCATCACGGAGTAGTGGACGTTGCCGTCGCCGGCGTGCCCGAACGTCGGGACGAGGATGTCGTGTTCGGCACCGAGCTCCTTCGCGTAGCGGATTATCTCCGGGTACTTCGAGATGGGGACGGTGATGTCGCCGGGGTGGAGCGGCTTCAGGTCCGGGTCGTAGCTCTGGAGCGCGAACGCCAGTTCCGAGCGCGCCCGCCAGAGCTCCCCCATCGACTCCTCGTCGGCCATCTCGAACCGCTCGACGTCGTGGCTCTCGAAGATGGACTCGCAGAATGCGATCTCCTCCTCGATGCCGTGGTTCGCGTGGAACTCGAGGAAGATCATCGGGGCGTCCGGGAGGCCGGTGTCGAGGTAGGCGTTCGCCATCTCCGCGGCCACGTCGTCGACGAGTTCGATCTTCGCGACGTCCACCCCGGAGCGGACCGCGTCGAACACCGCGTTCGTGGCGTCGACAAGCGTCGAGAAGACGGCTCGCCCCCCGCGGATCTGCTCGGGCAGGCCCTCCAGCCGGAGCGTGGCCCGCGTGACGACGCCGAGGGTCCCCTCGCTCCCCACGAGGAGGTCCTTGAGGTTGTAGCCCGCGCTGGTCTTGACGGCCTTCGACCCGCAGGTCAGCACCTCGCCCTCGGCGGTGACGACCTCGAGTTCGAGCACCCAGTCGGCCACCTCGCCGTACTTCACCGTCTTCTGCCCGGAGGCGTCGTTGACGATCATCCCGCCGATGGTCGAGAGGTTCGCGGAGGAGGGCATCGGCGGGAAGAACATCCCGTGGGAGGCGACCGTCTCGTCTATCACGTTACCCATCACGCCCGGTTCGACGTCGATCTGGAAGTCGTCCGGCCGAACCTCGAGCACGTCGTTCATCCGCGTGAGGTCCATCGAGATCCCCGCGAACTTCGGGACGGCGTTACCCTCGAGCGAGGTGCCGGCGGCGTAGGGCGTGACGGGAACCTCGCGT includes the following:
- a CDS encoding FAD-binding oxidoreductase; protein product: MSYDCSFLEDLLAAAQVSFGDADRESHAADWGAQEAGTGVTPDAVVWPESTDDVATVLAAANEREVPVTPYAAGTSLEGNAVPKFAGISMDLTRMNDVLEVRPDDFQIDVEPGVMGNVIDETVASHGMFFPPMPSSANLSTIGGMIVNDASGQKTVKYGEVADWVLELEVVTAEGEVLTCGSKAVKTSAGYNLKDLLVGSEGTLGVVTRATLRLEGLPEQIRGGRAVFSTLVDATNAVFDAVRSGVDVAKIELVDDVAAEMANAYLDTGLPDAPMIFLEFHANHGIEEEIAFCESIFESHDVERFEMADEESMGELWRARSELAFALQSYDPDLKPLHPGDITVPISKYPEIIRYAKELGAEHDILVPTFGHAGDGNVHYSVMVDPDDEAMLAAGEEVYDAVVKRAIELGGTATGEHGIGMGKRQYLELEHGAAGVEMMRRVKRAFDPKDILNPGKVFPETIEEGGRVRLTPDDD